One genomic segment of Occultella kanbiaonis includes these proteins:
- a CDS encoding YidC/Oxa1 family membrane protein insertase: MNLYEFAPIRALISVANSVVTTLTDLLEPIAAGSAAALAIVVFTLGVRAVLIPVGVSQARAERTRRRIAPKLAELQKRYKKQPEVLQRKMMELYRAENSSPFAGFGPVLLQMPVLLAVYGLFITPTIGGAPNHLLENELLGNPLGTSLITAIGAGTTTPLTWVLYAVIVVVIVAAAQTSRRLLMPPPMPTATERAPGVPDLSGLTRILGFLPFLTAVFAAFVPLAAALYLMVTTTWTLVERLVLRRLLNPPAPAAAAGEVQPNAG, encoded by the coding sequence ATGAACCTGTACGAATTCGCGCCGATCAGGGCGCTCATCTCCGTTGCCAACTCCGTCGTCACCACGCTGACGGACCTGCTCGAACCGATCGCCGCCGGGAGTGCCGCTGCTCTCGCGATCGTGGTCTTCACCCTGGGAGTGCGCGCCGTTCTCATCCCCGTCGGGGTGTCCCAGGCCCGCGCGGAGCGGACCCGGCGCCGGATCGCGCCGAAGCTCGCCGAACTGCAGAAGCGGTACAAGAAGCAGCCGGAGGTCCTGCAGCGCAAGATGATGGAGCTCTACCGGGCGGAGAACTCCAGCCCGTTCGCCGGCTTCGGCCCGGTCCTGCTGCAGATGCCGGTGCTGCTCGCCGTCTACGGGCTGTTCATCACCCCGACGATCGGCGGCGCCCCGAACCACCTGCTCGAGAACGAGCTGCTCGGCAACCCGCTCGGCACCAGCCTGATCACCGCCATCGGTGCGGGCACGACGACCCCGCTGACCTGGGTGCTGTACGCCGTGATCGTCGTGGTCATCGTCGCCGCCGCGCAGACCTCACGCAGACTGCTGATGCCGCCGCCGATGCCGACCGCGACTGAGCGAGCGCCGGGGGTTCCGGACCTGTCCGGGCTGACCAGGATCCTCGGGTTCCTGCCGTTCCTGACCGCGGTGTTCGCCGCGTTCGTGCCGCTCGCGGCCGCCCTGTACCTGATGGTCACCACGACCTGGACGCTCGTGGAGCGCCTGGTCCTGCGTCGCCTCCTGAACCCACCCGCCCCGGCCGCGGCGGCTGGGGAGGTTCAGCCGAACGCCGGGTAG
- a CDS encoding PEP/pyruvate-binding domain-containing protein has translation MLTDLWDATAAACGGKAAALGTLLRAGLPVPDGFVVPFAVHGAGTGSAGSDALRDAVARHLARLGDPAVAVRSSADAEDRPDASAAGMYESVLGARGTPAVVAAVRTCWASLHSDRALEYRSSRAASPASESMAVLVQRMVDADASGVMFTPAHPGASTRVEASWGLGPSVVGGTVTPDTYEIAVDGSIRRTIGRKATRLDRGRDGTGPTASEVPESQRTRPALDDATARALTALGHRIAAELDRPQDVEWALVDGGLWILQARPITAQAPALPTGPAAGGTTTLFGAPGSHGTATGLARVLQGPSDFGRVRPGDIVICPCTDPAWTALLRVAAGVVTETGGVLSHAAIVAREQGIPAVLGVPDATTAIRDGDLVSINGTEGTVTPPRPASEADHGHQVPVPRTPR, from the coding sequence ATGCTCACGGATCTCTGGGACGCGACCGCAGCGGCCTGTGGTGGCAAGGCGGCGGCGCTGGGCACGTTGCTGCGGGCCGGGCTGCCGGTGCCCGACGGCTTCGTCGTGCCGTTCGCCGTGCACGGCGCCGGGACCGGGTCGGCCGGCTCCGACGCGCTCCGGGACGCGGTCGCCCGGCACCTGGCCCGGCTCGGCGACCCGGCGGTGGCGGTGCGCTCCTCGGCCGATGCCGAGGACCGGCCGGACGCCTCAGCGGCCGGCATGTACGAGAGCGTGCTGGGCGCACGGGGCACGCCCGCGGTGGTGGCGGCCGTGCGAACCTGCTGGGCGTCGCTGCACTCCGATCGCGCCCTGGAGTACCGGAGCAGCCGCGCGGCGTCGCCGGCAAGTGAGTCGATGGCCGTGCTCGTCCAGCGCATGGTCGATGCGGACGCCTCGGGCGTGATGTTCACGCCGGCCCACCCCGGCGCGAGCACCCGCGTCGAGGCATCCTGGGGCCTCGGTCCGAGCGTGGTCGGCGGCACGGTCACCCCCGACACCTACGAGATCGCCGTGGACGGAAGCATCCGGCGCACCATCGGGCGCAAGGCCACGCGTCTGGATCGGGGTCGCGATGGCACCGGTCCCACGGCCAGCGAGGTGCCGGAGTCCCAGCGGACCCGGCCGGCGCTCGACGACGCGACCGCCCGCGCCCTCACCGCTCTCGGTCACCGGATCGCCGCAGAGCTCGACCGACCCCAGGACGTCGAGTGGGCCCTCGTCGACGGTGGGCTCTGGATCCTGCAGGCCCGGCCGATCACGGCGCAGGCTCCCGCGCTGCCGACGGGTCCCGCCGCGGGCGGCACCACCACACTGTTCGGCGCGCCCGGCTCCCACGGCACCGCGACCGGGCTCGCGCGCGTCCTGCAGGGACCGTCCGACTTCGGGCGGGTCCGGCCCGGGGACATCGTGATCTGCCCCTGCACCGACCCGGCCTGGACGGCGCTGCTGCGCGTGGCCGCCGGCGTCGTCACCGAGACCGGGGGCGTCCTGTCCCACGCGGCGATCGTCGCCCGCGAGCAGGGCATCCCCGCCGTCCTCGGTGTGCCCGACGCCACCACCGCCATCCGTGACGGCGACCTCGTCAGCATCAACGGCACCGAGGGAACCGTCACCCCACCACGACCCGCATCGGAGGCCGATCATGGCCACCAGGTTCCTGTACCTCGCACGCCACGGTGA
- a CDS encoding heparinase II/III domain-containing protein, translating into MSQVSEDRVAQARREGVRAAVRDDPWARRAAEEIRRHAEAAAAHPTLADRPDRERWWHVAWDRLADVAFSHLLEPEEALAQWLRDQVGWIVAADADAWIGPGFRERVSPSLGQLETAHVALALATVLEIAPDAVGSLHGSVLEALRTKALGPSERWLRRREEAAAGGGQLNNWYVVLLDGQVAAALHAGEEAHLEALPERLRRVHDLFETDSYGESLQYWGYAARHAAELHARLTGRLDSNGVDAIAGVGRADLDALLLVPLDRCLPWVAASLTAHPDPAAGLRPGAVNLGDSARTWRPPAEVLAAIARRQLPHAEVASWLLEACYPAQPVPIASELSTFGFFNRAGWRAVVDAPERRPARPPAEGALAVAYRAGTTIVRTDWNPVPETLVALQTGHDALGASSHRHADVGSFVLVRRGVSLLADPGHCTYRLDAHRAATAATSHSTWTFSDPSGPIEQHLVTAVPGRQEPGPVGPDRQTPLGPLRSVGVDLASTYGAPVSTARRTWHVLMPHVVVVVDEIAADRPLQVRTRFVTDNSGDDLATHVATGSRVVIRRGGQAAKILRVDARTDGVEDAAPVVLSTSTLHDVYDPLPLAPGQGREGTGVVQTFSTARAGRTHRAVYVIIADDEPRIRGWHADLEDGRVTVSSPERTVVQIPFVPARPAEG; encoded by the coding sequence ATGTCGCAGGTGAGCGAGGACCGCGTGGCTCAGGCACGTCGCGAGGGTGTCCGAGCAGCGGTCCGTGACGACCCGTGGGCGCGCCGGGCCGCCGAGGAGATCCGCAGGCACGCGGAGGCCGCCGCAGCCCACCCGACACTGGCGGACCGGCCGGACCGGGAACGCTGGTGGCACGTGGCGTGGGATCGTCTCGCCGACGTCGCCTTCAGCCACCTGCTCGAACCAGAGGAGGCGCTCGCGCAGTGGCTGCGCGACCAGGTCGGCTGGATCGTGGCCGCCGACGCGGACGCCTGGATCGGTCCGGGCTTCCGCGAACGCGTGAGCCCGTCCCTCGGCCAGCTCGAGACGGCCCACGTGGCCCTCGCCCTGGCGACCGTCCTCGAGATCGCCCCGGACGCCGTCGGGAGTCTGCACGGGAGCGTCCTGGAAGCGCTCCGGACGAAGGCGCTGGGGCCGTCCGAGCGATGGCTGCGCCGGCGTGAGGAGGCCGCCGCAGGCGGCGGCCAACTGAACAACTGGTACGTGGTCCTGCTCGACGGGCAGGTCGCGGCCGCCCTGCACGCGGGAGAGGAGGCGCACCTCGAGGCACTTCCGGAGCGTCTGCGACGCGTGCACGATCTCTTCGAGACCGACAGCTACGGCGAGTCGCTGCAGTACTGGGGCTACGCCGCCCGCCACGCCGCGGAACTGCACGCCCGGCTGACGGGCCGGCTCGACTCGAACGGGGTGGACGCCATCGCCGGCGTTGGCCGTGCCGACCTGGACGCCCTGCTGCTCGTGCCGCTCGACCGGTGCCTGCCCTGGGTCGCCGCCTCGCTGACGGCGCACCCGGACCCGGCCGCGGGCCTGAGGCCCGGGGCGGTGAACCTCGGTGACTCCGCCCGTACCTGGCGCCCGCCCGCCGAGGTCCTGGCCGCGATCGCGAGACGGCAGCTGCCACACGCCGAGGTTGCGAGCTGGCTGTTGGAGGCCTGCTACCCGGCGCAGCCGGTCCCGATCGCCTCGGAGCTGAGCACCTTCGGCTTCTTCAACCGGGCCGGCTGGCGGGCGGTGGTCGACGCGCCCGAGCGCCGGCCGGCGAGACCTCCGGCCGAGGGTGCCCTGGCCGTCGCCTACCGGGCAGGGACCACGATCGTGCGCACCGACTGGAACCCGGTGCCCGAGACGCTGGTGGCCCTGCAGACCGGACACGACGCCCTGGGGGCTTCGTCCCACCGGCACGCCGACGTCGGCTCGTTCGTCCTGGTCCGCCGAGGCGTCAGCCTGTTGGCCGACCCCGGCCACTGCACCTACCGCCTGGACGCCCATCGAGCCGCGACGGCCGCAACCAGTCACTCGACGTGGACCTTCAGCGATCCCTCGGGGCCGATCGAACAGCACCTGGTCACGGCGGTGCCCGGCCGGCAGGAACCGGGACCCGTCGGACCGGACCGGCAGACCCCGCTCGGGCCGCTGCGCAGCGTCGGCGTCGACCTCGCGTCCACCTATGGCGCACCAGTGTCGACAGCGCGACGGACCTGGCACGTCCTGATGCCGCACGTCGTCGTCGTGGTCGACGAGATCGCCGCGGACCGCCCGCTCCAGGTGCGAACCCGGTTCGTCACCGACAACTCCGGTGACGACCTGGCCACGCATGTGGCGACCGGATCACGCGTCGTCATCCGTCGCGGCGGCCAGGCAGCGAAGATCCTCCGGGTCGACGCCCGTACCGACGGGGTCGAGGATGCGGCACCGGTGGTGCTGTCGACGAGCACCCTGCACGACGTGTACGACCCGCTGCCACTCGCCCCCGGCCAAGGACGCGAGGGCACCGGCGTGGTGCAGACGTTCAGTACCGCGCGAGCCGGACGGACCCATCGCGCGGTCTACGTGATCATCGCCGATGACGAACCCCGGATCCGGGGGTGGCACGCAGACCTGGAGGACGGCCGCGTGACCGTCAGCAGCCCCGAGCGCACGGTCGTGCAGATCCCGTTCGTGCCGGCCCGTCCCGCCGAGGGGTAG
- a CDS encoding DUF402 domain-containing protein, translated as MDILPEWQVPGRPTRDRSVVIVEEGVQLTQPVTFTGALEGAWYVDLVTVVDRGAECEIHDCFVDLLVFPDERRYEVLDLDELGDALASGSIDGASAVSVLRNAQRFVERRLGGTRSDSPAVWPPFPPASAVPLLELPDPLRPRHRGPDRGSR; from the coding sequence ATGGACATCCTTCCCGAGTGGCAGGTCCCGGGCCGACCGACGCGGGATCGGTCCGTCGTGATCGTCGAGGAGGGTGTCCAACTCACCCAGCCGGTCACCTTCACGGGTGCGCTGGAGGGAGCCTGGTACGTCGACCTGGTCACCGTCGTCGATCGCGGTGCCGAGTGCGAGATCCACGACTGCTTCGTCGACCTCTTGGTGTTCCCGGATGAGCGTCGGTACGAGGTTCTGGACCTCGACGAGCTGGGTGACGCGCTGGCGTCCGGGTCCATCGATGGTGCGAGCGCGGTCTCGGTGCTGCGCAACGCCCAACGCTTCGTGGAACGGCGACTGGGCGGCACCAGGAGTGACTCACCGGCCGTCTGGCCACCGTTCCCGCCGGCTTCCGCTGTTCCCCTGCTCGAGTTGCCCGACCCGCTCAGGCCTCGGCACCGCGGTCCAGACCGAGGGTCGCGATGA
- a CDS encoding collagen-binding domain-containing protein, which yields MSKRKTVGALGAALVAALAVVGAAVPAGAAVGDEFNPFDAAGGYSVYAREDATLGNAETEGAIAVGGTMRVRTDGGAYAVLHVSAGTGDYPLPVVDGEPTRLLLGGFATADNGRVEVTGAGSVEAGAVKITPQGEDSPFGFYERGGWVRYRLTDAADADQPPLIDAQGQAWPGDAAAASAALTTEQPSVASYVESEMTWTYDEAAQCLAAVTNPATGLANQIGIAENAGDRMVLTELAADRPNVVDYTAIAGAGLIQFSGTVTPGAENPLIIRVEPGTALVNAPRTDSSAYAPYLMWDLSAVSGAVEVRAVNSRIDGSVYAPDAELTVHAQPIDGQIIARNLHLSDSAGEAHAYFFRGTIPCGQQPQQTGTFAVTKQVTGSGATLVPAGTEFTVEYRLDGAAPVALTLTAGETSAAIDGLPIGTEVSVREVAPVATETVTWGVPGWSIGGTPTVPDAQGWVTFTVAGSTAVAITVTNTAVPAPVEPIDPVDPTDPVDPTDPVDPVDPTDPEPGVEVPTGPGPDEPGTPAPDADDSVTGSMPSTGADLTAPIALAAALAAAGLGLRRMVRSRRH from the coding sequence ATGAGCAAGAGGAAGACTGTCGGCGCGCTCGGTGCCGCGCTCGTCGCGGCACTCGCCGTGGTTGGTGCCGCGGTACCTGCCGGGGCCGCCGTCGGTGACGAGTTCAACCCGTTCGACGCCGCCGGCGGGTACAGCGTCTACGCGCGCGAGGACGCCACGCTCGGCAACGCCGAGACCGAGGGTGCGATCGCCGTCGGTGGCACGATGAGGGTCCGCACGGACGGCGGCGCATACGCCGTCCTGCACGTCTCGGCGGGGACCGGTGACTACCCGCTCCCGGTCGTCGACGGCGAGCCGACCCGGCTCCTGCTCGGCGGCTTCGCGACTGCGGACAACGGGCGGGTGGAGGTCACCGGCGCGGGCTCTGTCGAGGCCGGGGCCGTGAAGATCACGCCCCAGGGCGAGGATTCCCCGTTCGGGTTCTACGAGCGTGGCGGTTGGGTCCGCTACCGGCTCACCGACGCCGCCGACGCCGACCAGCCGCCGCTGATCGACGCCCAAGGGCAGGCCTGGCCCGGCGACGCTGCCGCTGCCTCCGCCGCGCTGACCACCGAGCAGCCCAGCGTTGCCAGTTACGTCGAGTCGGAGATGACCTGGACCTACGACGAGGCAGCCCAGTGCCTTGCCGCCGTCACGAACCCTGCGACCGGTCTCGCGAACCAGATCGGCATCGCCGAGAACGCCGGCGACCGGATGGTCCTGACCGAGCTCGCCGCGGACCGGCCGAACGTGGTGGACTACACCGCCATCGCCGGCGCCGGGCTGATCCAGTTCAGCGGGACCGTGACTCCCGGAGCCGAGAACCCCCTGATCATCCGGGTCGAGCCAGGCACGGCCCTGGTGAACGCACCGCGGACCGACTCCTCCGCGTACGCGCCGTACCTCATGTGGGACCTCTCCGCCGTCAGCGGAGCCGTCGAGGTCCGCGCCGTGAACTCGCGCATCGATGGCTCGGTGTACGCCCCGGACGCGGAGTTGACCGTGCATGCCCAGCCGATCGACGGCCAGATCATCGCCCGGAACCTTCACCTCAGCGACAGCGCAGGTGAAGCGCACGCCTACTTCTTCCGCGGCACCATCCCGTGCGGGCAGCAGCCGCAGCAGACCGGTACCTTCGCCGTGACCAAGCAGGTGACCGGCAGTGGCGCGACCCTGGTCCCGGCCGGCACCGAGTTCACCGTCGAGTACCGCCTCGACGGCGCGGCACCGGTTGCCCTGACGCTCACCGCCGGTGAGACGTCCGCCGCGATCGACGGCCTGCCGATCGGTACCGAGGTATCGGTGCGTGAGGTTGCGCCGGTGGCTACCGAGACGGTGACCTGGGGCGTGCCCGGCTGGAGCATCGGCGGCACCCCGACCGTGCCGGACGCGCAGGGCTGGGTGACGTTCACCGTGGCCGGCTCCACCGCGGTCGCGATCACCGTCACGAACACCGCGGTGCCGGCACCCGTCGAACCGATCGACCCGGTGGACCCGACCGACCCGGTGGACCCGACCGACCCGGTGGACCCGGTGGACCCGACCGACCCGGAGCCGGGCGTCGAGGTTCCGACCGGGCCCGGCCCTGATGAGCCGGGCACGCCGGCTCCGGACGCCGACGACTCGGTGACCGGGAGCATGCCCAGCACCGGCGCCGACCTCACCGCACCGATCGCGCTGGCCGCCGCGCTCGCGGCCGCCGGACTCGGTCTGCGCCGCATGGTCCGGTCCCGGAGGCACTGA
- a CDS encoding methylglyoxal synthase, with translation MSRHIALVAHDNMKVELLRWAEFNRDTLAEHVLYATGTTGTMLEFELGLPVHRFLSGPVGGDQQIGAKIAEGQITMLIFFWDPLEPQPHDPDVKALLRIGTVWNVPMACNVASADLMISSPLLGSDYENRRPDLTPRAWEDGRPAGG, from the coding sequence ATGTCCCGGCACATCGCACTCGTCGCTCACGACAACATGAAGGTCGAGCTCCTGCGCTGGGCTGAGTTCAACAGGGACACCCTCGCCGAGCATGTCCTGTATGCGACCGGCACCACCGGCACCATGCTCGAGTTCGAGCTCGGGCTGCCCGTGCATCGGTTCCTCTCCGGCCCGGTCGGCGGGGACCAGCAGATCGGCGCCAAGATCGCCGAGGGCCAGATCACGATGCTGATCTTCTTCTGGGACCCGCTCGAGCCGCAGCCGCACGACCCGGACGTCAAGGCCCTGCTGCGGATCGGCACCGTGTGGAACGTGCCGATGGCGTGCAACGTGGCCTCGGCAGACCTGATGATCTCCTCCCCGTTGCTCGGCAGCGACTACGAGAACCGGCGCCCGGATCTGACCCCGCGTGCCTGGGAGGACGGCCGTCCCGCAGGCGGGTAG
- a CDS encoding histidine phosphatase family protein, with translation MATRFLYLARHGDADPFGELTDTGREQARLLGRRLAPLPIDAVWHSPLPRAEASAHELAGHLPEGTPVHAAAELIDHVPYVPGPEETPPAWVPFFDGYDTDEAAAGHRVARSLTARFAAAADSAGAADLHEVLITHSYPIAWLVRDALEAPPARWLGLDSANTALTVLEYRTGLPPTLTMFNDMSHLPAELRWTGFPRTIRP, from the coding sequence ATGGCCACCAGGTTCCTGTACCTCGCACGCCACGGTGACGCCGACCCCTTCGGCGAACTCACCGACACGGGCCGGGAACAGGCGCGGCTCCTCGGCCGCCGCCTCGCTCCCCTGCCGATCGACGCCGTCTGGCACTCTCCGCTCCCGCGCGCCGAGGCGAGCGCGCACGAACTGGCCGGGCACCTACCGGAGGGAACACCCGTCCACGCGGCCGCCGAGCTCATCGACCACGTGCCCTACGTTCCGGGCCCCGAGGAGACGCCGCCCGCCTGGGTGCCGTTCTTCGACGGCTACGACACCGACGAGGCAGCCGCCGGCCACCGGGTCGCTCGGAGCCTGACCGCGCGGTTCGCCGCCGCGGCCGACAGTGCCGGCGCTGCCGATCTCCACGAGGTGCTCATCACGCACAGCTATCCGATCGCCTGGCTCGTTCGTGACGCACTCGAGGCCCCACCGGCGCGCTGGCTCGGCCTGGACAGCGCCAACACGGCGCTGACCGTGCTCGAGTACCGAACCGGCCTCCCGCCCACCCTCACGATGTTCAACGACATGAGCCATCTGCCCGCCGAGCTCCGCTGGACGGGGTTCCCGCGGACGATCCGCCCGTGA
- a CDS encoding phosphotransferase gives MADEETLAGGNVSEVVRVGATVRKPWTDATAHVHAFMDAVRGAGVDVPEVLGRDDRGRQILEFVPGRLALDCDPLTPAGLARVGRLVRAVHDAAATFRPRPEARWDVAIPAPGDDLICHNDLAPWNLLIGERWTFIDWDGAGPSTRLWDLAYTAQAFTLSDTTQAPAEAARRLGALIDGYAADEALRRHLPVVMARRTAAMYDLLETSHRSGLQPWGSMFSSGHGDHWREVNRYVSRHREVWAAALSPTSPGSSRRPSLR, from the coding sequence ATGGCTGACGAGGAGACCCTGGCGGGCGGCAACGTCAGTGAGGTGGTGCGGGTCGGCGCGACCGTGCGCAAGCCCTGGACGGACGCGACCGCGCACGTGCATGCCTTCATGGACGCCGTGCGTGGCGCCGGCGTGGACGTGCCCGAGGTCCTGGGCCGCGACGACCGCGGGCGGCAGATCCTCGAGTTCGTCCCCGGCCGCCTGGCCCTCGACTGCGACCCGCTCACCCCCGCCGGGCTGGCACGGGTGGGTCGCCTCGTGCGTGCCGTCCACGACGCTGCCGCGACGTTCCGGCCCCGCCCCGAGGCCCGCTGGGACGTCGCGATACCCGCCCCCGGCGACGACCTGATCTGCCACAACGACCTGGCCCCGTGGAACCTGCTCATCGGCGAGCGCTGGACGTTCATCGACTGGGACGGCGCCGGACCGAGCACCCGGCTGTGGGACCTCGCCTACACCGCTCAGGCGTTCACCCTGTCCGACACCACCCAGGCACCCGCCGAGGCGGCTCGGCGCCTCGGCGCACTCATCGACGGCTACGCCGCCGATGAGGCCCTGCGCCGGCACCTGCCCGTCGTCATGGCCCGCCGGACCGCCGCGATGTATGACCTCCTCGAGACGTCCCATCGATCGGGCCTGCAGCCCTGGGGCTCCATGTTCAGCTCGGGCCACGGCGACCATTGGCGCGAGGTGAACCGGTACGTGTCGCGGCACCGGGAGGTCTGGGCGGCGGCACTCAGCCCGACCTCACCCGGATCGAGTCGTCGCCCGAGTCTCAGATGA
- a CDS encoding DNA-binding protein, with protein sequence MARNHELQAQGTDQTRARREHEAQDRLLALGAEALEPRPWRPAPVPPTAVDLTQFALWRSADLTPEDLLGALTLLPAARAEVDGMEAGLLFTARTAGLTWAQIAEATGFRSPQACQQHFARLTDRQGD encoded by the coding sequence ATGGCACGCAACCACGAGCTCCAAGCGCAGGGCACCGACCAGACCCGGGCCCGACGAGAACACGAGGCACAGGACCGGCTCCTGGCGCTCGGCGCCGAAGCACTGGAGCCACGGCCATGGCGACCCGCCCCGGTGCCGCCCACCGCCGTCGACCTCACGCAGTTCGCGCTCTGGCGCTCTGCCGACCTCACCCCGGAGGACCTGCTCGGCGCGCTCACCCTGCTGCCCGCGGCGCGGGCGGAGGTCGACGGCATGGAGGCCGGGCTGCTCTTCACGGCCCGCACCGCGGGGCTGACCTGGGCGCAGATCGCCGAGGCGACGGGGTTCCGCTCCCCCCAGGCCTGTCAACAGCACTTCGCGCGACTCACCGACCGGCAGGGAGACTAG
- a CDS encoding DUF6412 domain-containing protein gives MPQIFEHLEHLARFLIVVLGFDVSAQGIGTLAVAGAVGLAAVALLAATLNHVAAAATFGGLTGPRMRLEHARAPEPRPQSAPDTPGKPRPRAPGRVLAVATH, from the coding sequence ATGCCGCAGATCTTCGAGCATCTCGAGCACCTCGCCCGATTCCTGATCGTGGTGCTCGGCTTCGACGTGTCCGCGCAGGGTATCGGCACCCTCGCCGTCGCCGGGGCCGTCGGCCTGGCCGCGGTGGCACTGCTCGCCGCGACGCTCAACCACGTCGCGGCGGCCGCCACCTTCGGCGGCCTGACCGGTCCACGGATGCGCCTCGAGCACGCTCGCGCACCCGAACCGCGCCCGCAGAGCGCGCCGGACACCCCCGGCAAGCCGCGCCCCCGGGCACCGGGCCGCGTCCTCGCGGTCGCCACGCACTGA
- a CDS encoding deoxyribonuclease IV, with amino-acid sequence MTVIGAHVDQTDPIAQARARGADAVQIFLGDPQGWKGPEVRFDGGAPALKAAAAEAGVTLYVHSPYVINVATTNNRIRIPSRKLLQQHVNLAAEIGAAGIVVHGGHVLAADDPAKGYDNWRKCIDGMEMPIPVLIENTAGGTNSMARGVEKLERLWASVLEADGGADVGFCLDTCHAYAGGEELAGLVERVKAVTGRIDLVHANDSRDAFDSGADRHANLGQGSLPEADLIDLIREAGTPVIVETPGEAPEHAADIAWLRERI; translated from the coding sequence ATGACCGTCATCGGAGCCCATGTCGACCAGACCGACCCCATTGCGCAGGCCCGCGCCCGCGGCGCGGACGCGGTGCAGATCTTCCTCGGCGATCCGCAGGGGTGGAAGGGGCCGGAGGTCCGGTTCGACGGCGGAGCGCCAGCTCTCAAGGCGGCCGCCGCCGAGGCGGGGGTGACGTTGTACGTCCACTCGCCGTACGTCATCAACGTCGCGACCACCAACAACCGGATCCGGATCCCGAGCCGCAAGCTGCTCCAGCAGCACGTGAACCTCGCGGCAGAGATCGGGGCCGCGGGCATCGTGGTGCACGGTGGTCACGTGCTCGCCGCCGACGACCCGGCCAAGGGTTACGACAACTGGCGCAAGTGCATCGACGGCATGGAGATGCCGATCCCGGTGCTCATCGAGAACACCGCCGGCGGCACCAACTCGATGGCCCGTGGTGTCGAGAAGCTGGAGCGGCTGTGGGCGTCGGTGCTCGAGGCCGACGGCGGCGCCGACGTCGGCTTCTGCCTGGACACCTGCCATGCCTACGCCGGCGGCGAGGAGCTCGCCGGACTGGTGGAGCGGGTGAAGGCCGTCACCGGGCGGATCGACCTGGTGCACGCCAACGACAGCCGGGACGCCTTCGACTCCGGCGCCGACCGGCACGCCAATCTCGGCCAGGGCTCGCTGCCCGAGGCGGACCTGATCGACCTGATCCGCGAGGCCGGCACCCCGGTGATCGTGGAGACCCCGGGCGAGGCCCCGGAGCACGCCGCCGACATCGCCTGGCTGCGCGAGCGGATCTGA
- a CDS encoding transcriptional regulator — translation MARTSEPQLLVLHAVRLLGFGDTPAVADRAGTDPGETATLLSEAAGRGWLQRSSFADVGGWWLTEDGKGENERALARERESADPDGIIAATHREFLPLNASLQRACTDWQLKPTAAGRLAPNDHTDTDWDARILDELTTIGAALAPLDERLAGVLVRFGGYHARFDAALDRARAGQGEWVDGTDVDSCHRVWFQLHEDLIATLGLDRGAEA, via the coding sequence ATGGCCAGGACCTCGGAGCCGCAGCTGCTCGTGCTCCACGCAGTGCGACTCCTCGGGTTCGGCGACACTCCCGCGGTGGCCGACCGTGCCGGCACCGACCCGGGCGAGACGGCCACGCTCCTGAGCGAGGCGGCCGGCCGGGGATGGCTGCAGCGGTCGTCGTTCGCCGACGTCGGCGGCTGGTGGCTGACCGAGGACGGGAAGGGTGAGAACGAACGCGCGCTCGCCCGGGAGCGGGAGTCGGCCGACCCGGATGGCATCATCGCGGCCACCCACCGCGAGTTCCTCCCGCTCAACGCCTCGCTCCAACGTGCGTGCACCGACTGGCAGCTGAAACCGACAGCCGCCGGCCGGCTCGCCCCCAACGACCACACCGACACCGACTGGGATGCCCGGATCCTCGATGAGCTCACCACCATCGGGGCCGCACTGGCACCGCTCGACGAGCGCCTGGCCGGCGTCCTGGTGCGGTTCGGCGGATACCACGCCCGCTTCGACGCGGCCCTTGACCGAGCCCGTGCCGGTCAGGGCGAGTGGGTCGACGGGACCGACGTCGACTCCTGCCATCGCGTGTGGTTCCAGCTCCACGAGGACCTCATCGCGACCCTCGGTCTGGACCGCGGTGCCGAGGCCTGA